A single window of Aedes aegypti strain LVP_AGWG unplaced genomic scaffold, AaegL5.0 Primary Assembly AGWG_AaegL5_hic_scaff_812_PBJ_arrow, whole genome shotgun sequence DNA harbors:
- the LOC110681405 gene encoding histone H1-like, whose product MSEVATEAAAAAPAASPAKTKKPRAPKGQGKPKKPSTHPPVNDMVVAAIKTLKERNGSSLQAIKKYIAANYKCDVAKLAPFLKKALKNGVEKGKFVQTKGTGASGSFKLKAEAKKAASEKKPKKAGEKKAKKATGEKKKATKKPAGEKKAKKPAGEKKAKKPAAAKKAKAAGAKAAKKAGGVKKAAAPKQKATKPSKTAAKKPKTPKPKKAAPAKKAAAKKTAAKK is encoded by the coding sequence ATGTCTGAAGTTGCCACTGAAGCCGCTGCCGCAGCCCCGGCTGCCTCGCCAGCCAAGACCAAGAAGCCAAGGGCCCCCAAGGGACAGGGCAAGCCGAAGAAGCCGTCGACCCACCCCCCAGTCAACGACATGGTTGTTGCTGCCATCAAAACCTTGAAGGAACGCAACGGATCGTCCCTGCAGGCCATCAAGAAGTACATCGCCGCCAACTACAAATGCGATGTCGCCAAGCTTGCCCCATTCCTCAAGAAGGCCTTGAAGAATGGCGTCGAGAAGGGCAAGTTCGTCCAAACCAAGGGCACCGGCGCTTCCGGTTCGTTCAAGCTGAAGGCTGAAGCTAAGAAGGCCGCCAGTGAGAAGAAACCGAAGAAGGCCGGCGAGAAGAAGGCCAAGAAGGCTACCGGAGAGAAGAAGAAGGCCACCAAGAAACCAGCTGGGGAGAAGAAGGCCAAGAAGCCAGCCGGCGAGAAGAAAGCCAAGAAGCCGGCTGCAGCCAAGAAAGCCAAAGCTGCTGGTGCCAAGGCTGCCAAAAAGGCCGGTGGTGTGAAGAAGGCTGCTGCTCCGAAGCAGAAGGCCACCAAACCTTCCAAGACCGCCGCCAAGAAGCCCAAGACCCCAAAACCGAAGAAGGCTGCCCCAGCCAAGAAAGCTGCCGCGAAGAAGACCGCTGCCAAGAAGTAA
- the LOC110681407 gene encoding histone H2B: MAPKTSGKAAKKSGKAQKNIVKGDKKKKKQRRKESYAIYIYKVLKQVHPDTGVSSKAMSIMNSFVNDIFERIAAEASRLAHYNKRSTITSREIQTAVRLLLPGELAKHAVSEGTKAVTKYTSSK, from the coding sequence ATGGCACCGAAAACCAGCGGAAAGGCCGCGAAGAAATCCGGCAAGGCCCAGAAGAACATTGTCAAGGgcgataagaagaagaagaagcagcgcAGGAAGGAAAGCTACGCCATCTACATCTACAAGGTGTTGAAGCAAGTTCACCCCGACACTGGCGTTTCGTCGAAAGCCATGAGCATCATGAACAGCTTCGTCAACGACATCTTTGAGCGTATTGCCGCCGAAGCCTCCCGCCTGGCCCACTACAACAAGCGTTCGACGATCACATCCCGCGAAATCCAAACCGCCGTCCGGCTTCTGCTCCCGGGAGAGTTGGCCAAGCACGCCGTTTCGGAAGGCACCAAGGCCGTCACCAAGTACACCAGCTCCAAGTAA
- the LOC110681406 gene encoding histone H2A has protein sequence MSGRGKGGKVKGKAKSRSNRAGLQFPVGRIHRLLRKGNYAERVGAGAPVYLAAVMEYLAAEVLELAGNAARDNKKTRIIPRHLQLAIRNDEELNKLLSGVTIAQGGVLPNIQAVLLPKKTEKKA, from the coding sequence ATGTCTGGCCGCGGCAAAGGAGGCAAAGTTAAGGGAAAGGCAAAGTCCCGTTCCAACCGCGCTGGATTGCAGTTCCCAGTCGGTCGTATTCACCGTCTGCTCCGGAAGGGCAACTATGCCGAGCGTGTCGGTGCCGGCGCTCCAGTCTACTTGGCTGCCGTTATGGAATATCTGGCCGCTGAAGTGCTCGAATTGGCAGGAAACGCTGCCCGTGACAACAAGAAGACCAGAATCATTCCCCGTCATCTGCAGTTGGCCATCCGCAACGACGAAGAATTGAACAAGCTGCTGTCCGGTGTTACCATCGCCCAAGGTGGTGTTCTGCCCAACATTCAGGCTGTCTTGCTGCCGAAGAAAACCGAAAAGAAGGCATAA